GCGAGAGTGGAGCGTGTTCTCTGCCCTCTCGTCAAGATCACCAGAGCAGGATGGAACCCTTGGTGTGGAGTGGCTTCCTGCCTCTCCAAGTCTGCCCccgtcctcagctgctgctgatctAGTCTCCTCAGAGATAGAGGAGCTAAAACCTCTGATCTGCTCCACCATTCCAGGTCTGAACTTCAGCCTGACGGCCAACTTCAACGGCTTCAACACGACTGTGTACAACCGGCAGGGCTGCGGCAGCAGCACCTGCGAGGGCGTGGCCATCCTCAAGATGCTGCACGTGAGTACTGGGTCACCCAGAGACCGGGTCAGGCCGGAGCCCGGGCAGCTGGGGGGACCCGCTGAGGGACACGTAGTGACAGATGGTGTTGGTGATGGGATAGTCCTGGAGAGGGCCGCCAAGTGTTGAGGGCTGATGACGGTTGTGTCTGCAGAGCAAAGGCGAGGTGGGCTGCGTCATGCTGGGCCCCTCCTGCACCTTTGCTACCTTCCAGCTGGTCGAGTGAGTATGTCCCGCCTCCTGACCTGGGACCTGCCCCCTCAGCTCCACGCTCCTACCCTGGCTGTCTCTTTCAGCGAGGAAATCGGCCTGAGCCTCAGCATCCCCATCATCTCTGCCGGCAGCTTCGGCCTTTCATGTGACTACAAGCCCAAACTGACCCGCATCCTGCCACCGGCGCGCAAGATTGCCAGCCTCTTCCTGAACTTCATGAATGAGAGTTTGCCCTTCAAGGACGTCTGGAGTCGGGTCTACGTCTACAAgaggaacagcaacaccagTGAAGAGTGCTTCTGGTAGGCACGTGACCGTTGACCTGTCCGCAGGCACTTGACCACCCCGCCTCGCCTCGCTCGCAGGTACATCAACAGTTTGGAGGCCCCGTCGTCTCCCTTCGCCTCGCTCACGCAGCGTGAGATGCTACGAGGAGAGGAGGAGTTCAAGAGCGCGCTGGAGTCCAATAACAGATACAGCAACAGTGAGTGTATGGGGGTCTTGGCTGGGAGCCTGATCCCCGGCAGGGCTCAGGAGCACCACATCAGACCCAGCCCCCTGacacttctcctcctccttctccagtctTCATCCTCTGTGGAGCCCCAGATGAGGTGGTCTACCTCAAGTCCCTGGTGAAGCAGATCCCAGACGGCATCATGTTCATTCTCCTGGATGTGTTCAAGTAAGGCGGCGACTCAGAGCTGGCGCCTGCTGCGCTGTGTTTCTGTCTCCAAGTCACACTGTTCCTGCCTCCAGCCCCGACTACTACAGCCAGACCCCCGTCAGCAAGGAGATGTGGGACGTCCTGGTCGTCACTCTGCCCCCGAGGAACTACACATCACAGCTAACCTTCAACGACACAGTGGGTTCTGGCTGGGGGGCTGCcggctcacttcctgtctgattCTGGCACCTCTCCGACAGATCAACGACTTCGTGGCGGGCTACCACGACGGCACGCTCTTATTTGGGCAGGTGCTCCGGGAGAGGATGCTCCACAACCTGACGGCTCGGGCCTCCGCCGACGTGCCTCTGAGCGACAACCCGTTCGGAAACGTCACCTTCACAGGTTTGGAACGCCCACTCCCGCCAAAACCCGCCACCTGGAGGCCGGAAGGCGTCACGTCACGGGTCACAGAGCGTGAACATGACGTCCGACCGCTCATTTTAGTTGTTGTGGATTTGGGTGGAGGTTCCAGGTCCGCTGGGGGCGGGAGGTCCTCAGAAGCAGAGTGTAAAACTGGGGTAACAAGCGATGCCCCCTGCAGGTATGGGCGGCCACTACTCGCTGGACGAATACGGCGACAGAGACGCCAACTTCTCCATGATGTACAGGTCCACGCTGACCGGACAGGTGAGGCGGAATCGGCCAGCCCTGCACTCCAGCGGACTCACTCTTCTGTGCTTCTCTCAGTACACAACCTTGCTAGTGTTTGACACGTCCCAAAACCGAACTGTGGAGGCAGAGAGGAACCCTGCGCTGCCATGGGAGGGCCGGGTGCTGCCGCACGACGTGCCGGATGTGCTCCCGGATGGTAAACAGGCTCTCAGGTCTGCGCTGCGGGTGCGCCCATTAACCTGCCTGAGTTCCGCAGACTTCAAAATCCAGGATGTGCTGGTGATCGTGCTCAGCCTCAGCGTGGTGGTGGTGTCAGCCATCGCCCTCATCTTCTACAGGTGCAGGAGCCTCCACCGAAGTCTGTCACACCTTGACCCGCCCCAGCTCAGCATCTTCTCTGTGCTAGACAAAACAGGAAGGACCGCAAGCTGCAGAAGAAGTGGTCCCACATCAACCCGGAGCGGATCGGCCCGCTGAACGAGAAGGAAGTCTCTCTGAAGGTGATGCACGTGAGcagtgagaggaggaggtgggaaaCTCACGCCTCATGTGCTGCAGATTGACGACGACAAGAGGCGGGACAGCACCATCTTCTCTCACCGAGGCTGCTACGACAAGAAGGTAAACAGTGCCCGCTAGAACACACCTACTACTGAGGACCTCTGGATCTGTaaggaccttttgccggtcccaagCCTGAGTTTCCGGATGAAGACAGTCTGGTCCAGAGCCCCGGTTCAGGTCAGCCATGAGTTcaggggcagaggctggggaaagggtgatggccaggacaggtcctcacaaggatagagagagagagaccgacAGCCTATTGTTGTGTTCATTAACGAGAGACGTgtgctgttgtgatgatgaaaccTGATCAAGATAATAATCCATGTGCCACTTCATCACCACCGTCGTCTTTGTCAGCCTGTGATCCTGAAGGAGCTGAAGAACACTGATGGCGACTTTTCCGAGGACCAGAAGATCGAGCTCAACACGGTACCTCATCTCTTCAGTCAGACTCGCCCTGTCACGTGACCCGGGGTCTGCTTCTCTTGTTTTTGAGGTGTAATGCCGTCTGTTGTCACAGCTCCTGCACATCGACTACTACAACCTGACCAAGTTCTATGGCACGGTGAAGCTGGAGTCCGGCGTGTTCGGGGTGTTCGAGCTCTGCCAGCGAGGATCTCTGCGGGTGAGGCTCTGGGCAGTCAGAAGATCAATCAAGGCCAGCAACTGACTGCCTGACCTCCGCAGTACATCCTCAACAACAGGATCTCCTACCCAGACGAGACCTTTATGGACATGGAGTTTAAGATCTCAGTCATGTACGACATCGCCAAGGTAACGCTCTCATCTATCAGGCTTCTGCTGCCCAGGACGAGGTGACGTGGAACGGGATCTTTGTGTGGAGATAAGATAAATTCCAACAGCAGGGAGCGGAAGAAAGCCCCGAGCGGATCCGTCTGCCGGAGCGCACCTTTGCTCACTCGCACTGAAGTTGTTGTTCCACAGGGAATGTCCTACCTGCACTCCAGCAACATCGAGGTCCACGGCCGCCTCAAGTCCACCAACTGTGTGGTGGACAACCGCATGGTGGTCAAGATCACCGACTTCGGCTGCAACACCATCCTGAAGCCCGGCAAAGGTGAGTGACACCAGGAGTGACTGACTCTGAGAGCGACCTCACCTGCGTGTCCTGGCAGACGTGTGGACAGCGCCGGAGCACCTGCGCAAGGACGGCGTCTCCCAAAAAGGCGACGTCTACAGCTACGCTATCATCGCTCACGAGATCATCATGAGGTGTCCGCCTTTCCACACGCAGTGCTGCTCCAGTCGAGCAGGTGAGCCTGACCTCTGATGTCCACTGCTGCCCCCGGATGATGACCTTGCCCCTAACCCCACAGAGAAGATCTACAGGGTCCAGTATCCCAGCGGGATGTCGGTCTTCAGACCGGACCTGAGCTTGGAGGGAGCCTCAGAGAAGACCATGGAGGtgagcgcacacacgcacacgcacacgcacacacagagcgGCGAGCAGCGAGGTGAGCGCAcacctgctcctctcacctgcagctcTACATGCTGATGAAGAACTGCTGGGACGAAGATCCAGAGCGGCGGCCGGACTTCAAGAAGATTGAGGTCACTCTGGGTAAGATCTTCAGGTAGGCCAAAGCCACAGAGATCGGCAGCCACGTTACCTTTGCTGCCGAGTCTGAGCGCCACGTGTGGCCACAGCAAC
The genomic region above belongs to Synchiropus splendidus isolate RoL2022-P1 chromosome 19, RoL_Sspl_1.0, whole genome shotgun sequence and contains:
- the gucy2ca gene encoding guanylyl cyclase C, whose amino-acid sequence is MFVSASALLLGMWMAAAAANQMLDRCPSRAFTINVVLLEDDTYAWSRPFVQAAVERAIKIDSQENSKQGLNFSLTANFNGFNTTVYNRQGCGSSTCEGVAILKMLHSKGEVGCVMLGPSCTFATFQLVDEEIGLSLSIPIISAGSFGLSCDYKPKLTRILPPARKIASLFLNFMNESLPFKDVWSRVYVYKRNSNTSEECFWYINSLEAPSSPFASLTQREMLRGEEEFKSALESNNRYSNIFILCGAPDEVVYLKSLVKQIPDGIMFILLDVFNPDYYSQTPVSKEMWDVLVVTLPPRNYTSQLTFNDTINDFVAGYHDGTLLFGQVLRERMLHNLTARASADVPLSDNPFGNVTFTGMGGHYSLDEYGDRDANFSMMYRSTLTGQYTTLLVFDTSQNRTVEAERNPALPWEGRVLPHDVPDVLPDDFKIQDVLVIVLSLSVVVVSAIALIFYRQNRKDRKLQKKWSHINPERIGPLNEKEVSLKIDDDKRRDSTIFSHRGCYDKKPVILKELKNTDGDFSEDQKIELNTLLHIDYYNLTKFYGTVKLESGVFGVFELCQRGSLRYILNNRISYPDETFMDMEFKISVMYDIAKGMSYLHSSNIEVHGRLKSTNCVVDNRMVVKITDFGCNTILKPGKDVWTAPEHLRKDGVSQKGDVYSYAIIAHEIIMRCPPFHTQCCSSRAEKIYRVQYPSGMSVFRPDLSLEGASEKTMELYMLMKNCWDEDPERRPDFKKIEVTLGKIFSNLHNQASETYMDNLIRRLQMYSRTLEHLVEERTALYKAERDRADRLNFMLLPAPVVRSLKETGRVEPELFEEVSVYFSDIVGFTTLCHYSTPMEVVDMLNEIYKNFDSILDHHDVYKVETIGDAYMVASGLPKRNGDRHAVDIAHMALDILSFVGTFQLEHLPGIPLWIRIGVHSGPCAAGVVGNKMPRYCLFGDTVNTASRMESTGLPLRIHVSQSTISILQRTDCHFQYERRGETFLKGKGKEMTYWLTGASGGKPHLPTPPSAENFQRLQQDLAEMIVSSLKKRAGGRESFHKRKTLSTKVRRRDTSSSPDYFHLAVTEEPSTHL